Proteins found in one Hemibagrus wyckioides isolate EC202008001 linkage group LG23, SWU_Hwy_1.0, whole genome shotgun sequence genomic segment:
- the LOC131344551 gene encoding uncharacterized protein LOC131344551 translates to MIDRLLPENERLAIKEIISKYSTKETNKKASMRKQTKQRKGLEVDTTKMVHVDRKAPVHLKPLTNLDTSNKSEVKPRDRPAEVISKLFHLLEHQDPHKRSHGLKVVHALAERKPDILLPSLHDVCLAVLREVDNRYSTLTHAAILTMTHLFAHLRNDMDNECQITATVLLDRLSESPVIIREAVDLALSEMVYNCSPVHVTNALLQGGISHVDPLVRTHMVQCLFQHIQIAGISHMLTGKRNTTRCFLSALNKLALDSEEEVSSVAENIIVFSDIEREIPKMIDILLPENERLAIKEIISKYR, encoded by the exons ATGATAGACAGGTTGTTGCCAGAAAACGAAAGATTGGCAATCAAAGAAATAATCAGCAAATACAG CACGAAGGAAACAAACAAGAAAGCTAGCATGAGAAAACAAACGAAGCAAAGGAAAGGACTAGAGGTGGACACTACCAAAATGGTGCATGTAGATAGAAAGGCACCAGTTCACCTCAAACCTTTAACCAACCTCGACACCTCAAATAAATCCGAGGTGAAGCCCCGAGACAGACCTGCAGAAGTCATTTCTAAGCTGTTTCATCTGCTGGAGCACCAGGACCC GCATAAAAGATCACATGGGCTGAAAGTGGTACATGCTTTGGCTGAGCGTAAACCTGACATTCTGCTGCCCAGTTTACATGACGTCTGCTTGGCTGTGCTCAGAGAG GTGGATAACCGGTACTCCACATTGACTCATGCTGCCATTCTTACCATGACCCACCTGTTTGCCCATCTTCGGAATGACATGGACAATGAGTGTCAGATCACAGCCACTGTCTTGCTGGACCGACTAAGCGAGTCACCTGTAATAATCAGAGAGGCAGTGGACCTGGCGCTCAGTGAAATGGTGTACAACTGCTCACCTGTCCATGTCACGAACGCTTTACTGCAGGGAGGCATCAG TCATGTGGACCCACTGGTGAGAACTCACATGGTGCAGTGCCTGTTTCAACACATTCAGATCGCTGGCATTTCACACATGTTGACGGGCAAAAGGAACACCACTAGGTGCTTCCTATCTGCCCTAAACAAATTAGCTCTAGACTCTGAAGAGGAAGTGAG TTCAGTTGCCGAGAACATAATTGTGTTttcagacatagagagagaaattCCTAAAATGATAGACATTTTGTTGCCAGAAAACGAAAGATTGGCAATCAAAGAAATAATCAGCAAATACAGGTGA
- the timm21 gene encoding mitochondrial import inner membrane translocase subunit Tim21-like: protein MLYSLLFRFGKPSYGVQVLNRMNATCHLSSLHLHNPDLIRLNKSIRASWACVHHHSVLLQMRNVHTGADCRNKAQDQHREKEMSVSTSLPSSGLSAAQKVKQAGRDFTYLIVVLVGLGVTGGLLYVIFQELFSSSSPSKIYGKAFNKCKSHPEVIGAFGEPIKGYGETTRRGRRQQVSHIEYMKDGQKHMRLKFYIEGSEPGLRGIVHSESRESQESGKYEFRYIFVEVDTYPRRTIVIEDNR, encoded by the exons ATGCTTTATTCACTCTTATTCCGATTTGGCAAACCGTCATACGGTGTACAGGTGTTAAATCGCATGAATGCCACCTGTCATCTATCATCTTTGCATTTGCATAACCCTGATTTAATTCggttaaataaatcaatcagggCGTCATGGGCTTGTGTGCACCATCATAGTGTTTTACTTCAAATGAGAAATGTTCATACTGGAGCTGACTGCAGAAATAAAGCTCAAGATCAACACAGGGAAAAGGAGATGTCAGTCTCCACCAGTCTGCCATCTTCAGGCCTCTCTGCTGCACAGAAGG TGAAGCAGGCTGGCAGAGACTTCACATATCTGATCGTGGTGCTTGTTGGACTTGGAGTTACAG GAGGACTTCTGTATGTCATCTTCCAAGAACTCTTTTCGTCATCAAGTCCCAGCAAAATCTACGGCAAAGCCTTTAACAAATGCAAGTCGCACCCAGAG GTAATTGGAGCTTTCGGTGAGCCCATTAAAGGCTATGGAGAGACCACACGCCGTGGACGGAGACAGCAAGTAAG TCATATTGAATACATGAAGGATGGACAGAAGCACATGAGGCTGAAATTCTACATCGAGGGTTCAGAGCCTGGACTGCGTGGCATTGTGCACTCTGAATCACGAGAG AGTCAAGAAAGTGGAAAATATGAATTCCGCTACATATTTGTGGAGGTGGACACGTATCCCAGGAGGACCATCGTGATCGAGGACAATAGATAA